A part of Phoenix dactylifera cultivar Barhee BC4 chromosome 2, palm_55x_up_171113_PBpolish2nd_filt_p, whole genome shotgun sequence genomic DNA contains:
- the LOC103708417 gene encoding ubiquitin-like protein 5: protein MIEVVLNDRLGKKVRVKCNEDDTIGDLKKLVAAQTGTRADKIRIQKWYTMYKDHITLRDYEIHDGMGLELYYN from the coding sequence ATGATCGAGGTGGTGCTGAACGATCGGCTGGGGAAGAAGGTGCGGGTGAAGTGCAACGAGGATGACACGATCGGCGATCTCAAGAAGCTGGTGGCGGCGCAGACGGGGACGAGGGCCGACAAGATCCGCATCCAGAAGTGGTACACCATGTACAAGGACCACATCACCCTCCGCGATTACGAGATCCACGACGGCATGGGCCTCGAGCTCTACTACAACTAA